A stretch of the Ananas comosus cultivar F153 linkage group 14, ASM154086v1, whole genome shotgun sequence genome encodes the following:
- the LOC109720780 gene encoding probable galacturonosyltransferase 10 produces the protein MRFPTHLMCSLVGGRSNVVPFVRSVIKLGPPFAVVLNMRKDSWTFFRLLGRRNSYHASLAEGFNITDEMLSPRSFARQLVDQISLAKAFLVISKESNNLQFAAELSTQIRYSQALLSRVAASGRAVASEEFEKAIRDMAVLLFQAQQLHYDSSTTIVKMKVQIQSLEEKAKLEADKSTRYGQIAAEELPKGLYCLGIRLTVEWFRNPPHHRKMVEAKRTSERLRDNSLYHYCVFSDNIVAVSVVVNSTTMNSKRPDLIVFHLVTDEVNYIPMKAWFSMNSFHGATVEVLKVEDFSWLNASYVPVLKQLQNTETQNFYFSSSGNGKIPIKFRNPKYLSMLNHLRFYIPEVYPALNRVVFLDDDVVVQKDLSELFTINLNGNVMGAVETCMETFHRFHKYLNYSHPLIRVHFDPDACGWAFGMNVIDLKEWQKKNVTGIYHYWQEQNTDHTLWKLGSLPPGLLAFYGLVETLDPKWHVLGLGYTNVDPSVIKEGAVLHYNGNMKPWLKIGMEKYKGLWDKYVDYSHPLLQRCLLH, from the exons ATGAGGTTTCCTACTCATCTGATGTGTTCTCTAGTTGGAGGCCGGTCCAATGTTGTGCCTTTTGTCAGATCTGTTATTAAGCTAGGTCCTCCATTTGCAGTCGTGCTAAATATGCGGAAGGATTCTTGGACATTCTTTAGGCTGCTGGGACGAAGG AATTCTTATCATGCAAGCCTTGCAGAAGGTTTTAACATCACAGATGAAATGCTAAGCCCACGCTCATTCGCAAGACAGCTTGTAGACCAAATATCTCTAGCAAAAGCTTTTCTTGTGATCTCTAAAGAAAGCAACAACCTCCAATTTGCGGCTGAACTCAGCACGCAGATCCGCTATTCACAGGCTTTGCTATCCCGTGTCGCAGCCAGTGGAAGGGCAGTCGCATCAGAAGAATTTGAGAAAGCAATCCGCGACATGGCTGTTCTGCTGTTCCAGGCCCAACAGCTCCACTACGACAGTTCAACCACAATTGTGAAGATGAAAGTTCAAATTCAATCTCTGGAAGAGAAGGCAAAATTGGAGGCAGATAAAAGTACAAGATACGGGCAAATTGCTGCTGAAGAACTCCCAAAAGGCCTCTACTGTCTCGGTATCAGGTTAACAGTAGAATGGTTTAGAAATCCGCCTCATCACAGAAAAATGGTAGAAGCAAAGAGGACATCAGAAAGGCTAAGAGACAACAGTCTCTACCATTACTGTGTTTTCTCAGATAACATTGTCGCCGTGTCGGTTGTGGTGAACTCGACCACAATGAATTCAAAACGCCCTGATTTAATTGTGTTCCATCTAGTCACTGATGAGGTTAACTACATACCAATGAAGGCTTGGTTTTCTATGAACAGTTTCCATGGTGCAACTGTTGAGGTTCTGAAGGTAGAGGACTTCAGCTGGCTTAATGCGTCGTATGTCCCTGTTTTAAAGCAGCTTCAGAACACTGAGACCCAAAATTTCTATTTCTCTTCAAGCGGGAATGGCAAAATACCGATCAAATTCAGGAACCCGAAATACTTGTCTATGTTGAACCATCTAAGGTTCTACATACCTGAAGTGTACCCGGCACTGAATAGAGTGGTGTTTCTCGACGACGACGTTGTCGTTCAGAAGGATCTGAGCGAGTTATTTACAATCAATCTCAATGGGAATGTGATGGGTGCTGTAGAAACTTGCATGGAGACATTCCACAGGTTTCACAAATATCTGAATTACTCACATCCATTAATTCGTGTTCATTTCGATCCCGATGCTTGTGGCTGGGCTTTTGGGATGAATGTGATCGATCTCAAAGAATGGCAGAAAAAGAATGTGACCGGGATATACCACTACTGGCAAGAGCAAAATACGGACCATACACTTTGGAAGCTTGGGTCTCTACCGCCCGGGCTTTTGGCATTCTATGGTTTAGTTGAAACATTGGATCCTAAGTGGCATGTTCTGGGATTAGGGTACACAAATGTTGATCCATCTGTGATTAAGGAGGGAGCGGTTTTGCATTATAATGGAAATATGAAACCTTGGTTGAAGATTGGGATGGAAAAGTACAAAGGTTTGTGGGACAAGTATGTGGACTACTCGCATCCTTTATTGCAGAGATGCCTCTTGCACTAA
- the LOC109720781 gene encoding protein TIC 20-I, chloroplastic, whose product MILNGCSIPSGSIISRPWTPKKVHSSLNFFSYQLQYGVPARVNVSAGQSQETDILPSRGWGTKHLASVSTFLLRGDHHSLRQMIPTLPKSRARPPISRMVPRASKDVPYSFRYPPMTKKPRWWWRTLACIPYLMPLHETWMYAETAYHLHPFLEDFEFLTYPFLGFIGRLPSWFLMAYFFAAYLGVVRKKEWPHFFRFHVVMGMLLEIALQVIGTVSRWMPLAVYWGKIGMHFWTAVAFAYLFTVLECMRCALGGMYADIPFVCDAAYIQIPYD is encoded by the exons ATGATTCTCAATGGATGCTCGATACCAAGTGGGAGCATTATCAGTAGACCATGGACTCCCAAAAAGGTGCACAGTTCTCtgaatttcttttcttatcaGCTGCAATATGGTGTTCCGGCCCGCGTAAATGTCTCGGCAGGACAGTCTCAAGAAACTGACATCTTGCCTTCGCGAG GATGGGGGACCAAACATCTAGCCAGCGTGTCTACTTTTCTGCTGAGAGGGGATCACCACAGCCTTAGACAAATGATACCAACTTTGCCCAAGAGCCGTGCTCGACCGCCTATAAGTAGAATGGTTCCTAGGGCATCGAAGGATGTCCCTTACAGCTTCCGGTACCCTCCAATGACGAAGAAGCCAAGGTGGTGGTGGAGGACCTTAGCCTGCATCCCTTACCTCATGCCCCTCCATGAAACGTGGATGTATGCAGAGACAGCATACCACCTTCACCCTTTCTTGGAGGATTTTGAGTTCCTTACCTATCCCTTCCTCGGCTTCATAGGCCGGCTCCCAAGCTGGTTCTTGATGGCCTACTTCTTTGCCGCCTACCTCGGTGTTGTGAGGAAGAAAGAGTGGCCCCATTTTtttcggtttcatgttgtgatGGGGATGCTGCTTGAGATCGCCCTTCAAGTTATAGGAACTGTGAGCCGCTGGATGCCGCTTGCCGTGTACTGGGGGAAGATTGGGATGCACTTTTGGACTGCCGTGGCGTTTGCTTATCTCTTCACGGTGCTCGAGTGCATGCGATGTGCACTTGGGGGCATGTATGCTGATATCCCTTTTGTCTGTGATGCGGCGTACATTCAGATTCCATATGACTAA